From the Natronococcus sp. AD-5 genome, one window contains:
- the trxA gene encoding thioredoxin, which translates to MATEAPDGPTAQSTDEPVHVESPSHLESIADEHDVVLVDFYADWCGPCQMLEPVLEGLASETNAVIAEVDVDQHQPLAGEYGVRGVPTLVLFADGEQVEQHTGVLPADRLRDLIEKYDD; encoded by the coding sequence ATGGCAACTGAGGCACCCGACGGACCGACCGCACAGTCGACCGACGAACCCGTCCACGTCGAGAGTCCGAGCCACCTCGAGAGCATCGCCGACGAGCACGACGTCGTGCTCGTGGACTTCTACGCGGACTGGTGTGGCCCGTGCCAGATGCTCGAACCCGTTCTCGAGGGACTGGCGAGCGAGACGAACGCCGTGATCGCGGAAGTCGACGTCGACCAGCATCAGCCGCTGGCCGGCGAGTACGGCGTCCGCGGCGTTCCGACGCTCGTGCTCTTCGCGGACGGCGAGCAAGTCGAACAGCACACCGGCGTCCTGCCGGCGGACCGACTTCGCGACCTGATCGAGAAATACGACGACTGA
- a CDS encoding DUF2243 domain-containing protein: MLHQLLQWHHMLSARTDPTVVSDLQRNVLADELFHQPLYGRRLRRRSSRREGCARASRRAHDGRTDLLNRDVRGRGTPRLGFGISSRMRPLAR, encoded by the coding sequence GTGCTTCACCAGCTCCTGCAGTGGCACCACATGCTGTCGGCCCGGACGGATCCGACCGTCGTCAGCGACTTGCAGCGGAACGTACTGGCCGACGAACTCTTCCACCAACCTCTTTACGGTCGCCGGCTACGCCGTCGTTCGAGCCGCCGAGAGGGTTGCGCCCGGGCCTCGAGACGAGCGCACGACGGTCGGACAGACCTCCTGAACAGGGATGTTCGCGGTCGTGGTACTCCTCGTCTTGGGTTCGGCATCTCTTCGCGGATGAGACCTCTCGCCCGGTAG
- a CDS encoding ribonuclease HI family protein yields MTDDPLPTEHLSPLATLVDEVLAGVGYEVAAATDAIDDAVPGYGGLFGPATTPAELRRALERTSGSAQPSVPEPTSDTFVLYVDGSSRGNPGPAGAGAVITDAAGDQLARLGRPVGSRTGNNTAEYVALQLGLSELLARYEPRRLEVRIDSMTVIRDVWGGNDPTEPGVETYSEAVTAALSSIPEHQYTHLADSDPNPADALATVGADIAAFGPG; encoded by the coding sequence GTGACCGACGACCCCCTCCCGACCGAACACCTCTCGCCGCTCGCCACGCTCGTCGACGAGGTACTCGCGGGCGTCGGCTACGAGGTGGCGGCCGCCACCGACGCTATCGACGACGCTGTCCCCGGCTACGGCGGTCTATTCGGCCCTGCGACCACCCCGGCCGAGTTGCGTCGCGCGCTCGAAAGGACCTCGGGGTCCGCCCAACCATCCGTCCCCGAGCCGACGAGCGACACGTTCGTCCTCTACGTCGACGGCAGTTCACGCGGTAACCCCGGTCCCGCAGGTGCGGGCGCTGTCATCACGGACGCTGCAGGGGACCAACTCGCCCGTCTCGGCCGACCCGTCGGTTCCCGGACGGGGAACAACACCGCCGAATACGTCGCCCTCCAGCTCGGACTCTCCGAACTGTTGGCTCGCTACGAGCCACGCAGGCTGGAAGTGCGCATCGATTCGATGACGGTCATCCGAGACGTTTGGGGCGGCAATGATCCAACGGAACCGGGCGTCGAGACATACAGCGAGGCCGTCACGGCGGCACTGTCGAGCATCCCGGAACACCAGTACACGCATCTGGCCGACAGCGACCCGAACCCCGCCGACGCACTGGCGACAGTGGGAGCCGATATCGCGGCCTTCGGACCTGGATAG
- a CDS encoding SOS response-associated peptidase, protein MCGRTSLFIPLQELEDRFDARVVTDGGYQPRFNVAPGDPLEVITNEDTDAIDQYTWGLVPQWMDAPDEGFINARSETAREKPAFRHAWAKRPCLVLTSGFYEWQKQNGGPKQPYRIFREDDPAFALAGLWEEWRDDDGHRLRTVTILTTDSNGVVDPIHDRMPVVLPREDESRWLTTGIDERRELCRPYSGDDLAAYPISTAVNNPSNEDARVIEPLETKQTDFEEFA, encoded by the coding sequence ATGTGTGGCCGCACCTCGCTGTTCATTCCCCTACAGGAACTCGAAGACCGGTTCGACGCACGGGTCGTGACAGACGGCGGGTACCAGCCGCGGTTCAACGTCGCGCCCGGAGATCCGCTCGAAGTCATCACGAACGAGGATACCGACGCGATCGACCAGTACACGTGGGGACTGGTCCCGCAGTGGATGGACGCGCCGGACGAAGGCTTCATCAACGCCCGGTCGGAAACTGCCCGCGAGAAGCCGGCGTTCCGACATGCGTGGGCGAAGCGGCCGTGTCTCGTGTTGACCTCCGGCTTCTACGAGTGGCAAAAACAGAATGGCGGTCCGAAGCAACCGTATCGCATCTTCCGGGAAGATGATCCCGCGTTCGCGCTGGCCGGGCTCTGGGAAGAGTGGCGCGATGATGATGGCCACCGGTTGCGAACCGTGACTATACTCACAACCGACTCAAACGGTGTCGTGGATCCGATTCACGATCGGATGCCAGTCGTTCTCCCCCGGGAAGACGAATCTAGATGGCTCACAACCGGCATAGACGAACGCCGGGAGCTGTGCCGTCCCTATTCAGGCGATGATCTCGCAGCCTACCCGATCTCAACGGCCGTCAACAATCCATCAAACGAGGACGCCCGCGTCATTGAACCGCTCGAGACGAAACAGACGGATTTCGAAGAGTTTGCGTGA
- a CDS encoding class I SAM-dependent methyltransferase — protein sequence MIARRTVRRLGALGGLVLVAGLAYALRWRKNPSPCPYSQRVWLDLPRPVITRSRLRELLAPRPGEDVLEVGSGTGYYTDSVAQALEPGGTVHALDVQRRMLERTRARTSARGSRNVAPVQADVRTLPYPDDGFDAAHLVAVLGEVPDRERVLSELHRVLKPGGRLVVGELLPDPHFVALETIHRRAERQGFRFDDYVGTRFGYIGRFLVPVR from the coding sequence ATGATCGCTCGGCGCACGGTACGACGGCTCGGTGCCCTGGGAGGGCTCGTCCTCGTCGCCGGACTCGCGTACGCGCTACGCTGGCGGAAGAACCCGTCCCCGTGTCCCTACTCGCAACGGGTCTGGCTCGACCTCCCGCGACCGGTCATCACGCGGTCCCGCTTGCGCGAACTGCTCGCCCCGCGGCCGGGCGAGGACGTCCTCGAGGTCGGATCGGGAACGGGCTACTACACGGATTCCGTCGCACAGGCACTCGAGCCGGGTGGCACGGTACACGCGCTCGACGTCCAGCGACGGATGCTCGAGCGGACGCGCGCCCGGACGAGCGCTCGAGGGAGCCGGAACGTCGCTCCGGTCCAGGCGGACGTACGGACGTTGCCGTACCCGGACGACGGGTTCGACGCCGCGCACCTGGTCGCCGTCCTCGGCGAAGTCCCCGACCGAGAGCGGGTGCTCTCCGAGCTCCACCGCGTGCTGAAACCCGGCGGCCGACTCGTCGTCGGCGAGTTGCTCCCCGATCCCCACTTCGTCGCGCTCGAGACGATTCACCGGCGGGCCGAGCGGCAGGGATTTCGGTTCGACGACTACGTCGGGACGCGATTTGGGTACATCGGTCGATTTCTTGTTCCCGTTCGGTAA
- a CDS encoding DUF1330 domain-containing protein, protein MTTDSNRRGYVIAVDKITDMDRFADEYLPTTAETIGAHDGEVLVGSFEPDVREGEWDPTGTFVVEFPTVEAANEWYNDETYQDVVPIRHDTCEYTNLIVTPEFRPEVLE, encoded by the coding sequence ATGACTACTGACTCGAACAGGCGGGGATACGTAATTGCTGTCGATAAGATAACCGACATGGATCGGTTCGCGGATGAGTACCTTCCTACTACCGCGGAAACGATAGGGGCCCACGATGGCGAAGTTCTGGTTGGTTCGTTCGAGCCGGACGTGAGAGAAGGCGAGTGGGACCCCACTGGAACTTTCGTCGTAGAGTTCCCGACCGTTGAAGCTGCGAACGAGTGGTATAACGATGAAACTTACCAAGATGTTGTACCGATCCGACACGATACCTGCGAATACACGAATCTAATCGTTACACCCGAATTCCGCCCAGAGGTCCTCGAATAA
- a CDS encoding M14 family zinc carboxypeptidase, producing the protein MSSHERRHSDRAEPHDDHDRYTHGEATELDESAFDGGSIDRRTFLSVAAASGAALALPSTVTAEVTDGALTDIAEYVVNATPDDHEATLVLEFADADSLDAFAAEYAEPDWDIDEDDLPPKADVREEPTPAAHAYLTADELSHALEIADVEFVDFSPGANPFWKIGGAYDDRVFAEVEDARDYVSHGELAQGLKYLVDEYSDRLRMHAIGQSPGWENMFTGEDADPKDVYVAEVTKDIQDEESFAEKDKVVFSLSIHGDEPAGRVAGTRIIEEATKGEADDFEDVLDDIVIVFVFTNPDGWVVRKPQYEHPYEWYYGDQARFRYHRGNAAVGDTNRQYPTMGWVNPAYWPAEPEGTPEVRPDDPEGRGYEDMVPDALAVVEHLREYDNVEYLCDYHMMGLSESMVLNLESNAPYEQAGTHNLDEVNIRIGDGMEEHWGSPETIADDTIRASKAIYGDEYEYVPERLFDYGTIYDSLGYQITGGLLGWAGQPEEFGGLGAVTVAPELVLRDGYDFKPFMERHLETAYRISMREYAEMTAAETDATVATGGQDTAYVASDALTRSSADLPFTDESPGNGDGNGQDRATRVQRRHNTVQPGPGGSASASSGGATHSLAVRFDARGIDEGVVRLVNPGGRTVREIDLADPASGDQGHFYVPDPDEGDWSIEFDGDAAIDVEVVSLETEDEVPDPEEVLGYAQREYVVNPMQFFEDLESYFEAGAIDGLRVHDVRNGRLMRGNSGERRYDNLVISHADGVTDERYVDAVEEFVRAGGNLVVTDSGLTLLGVLDVGDAAAIGPDDVESGTMAIPNLENRDLDHTLLTDVRPIQQEIWKVSQLGYTTGNDSPVWTVDLDAFEAAGGTIAGSLGGDGDVGAGTLTVGDAEINVIGTLLPPANQRELHPFGMADYTLSFMGHTLICNALGFEQRRYVDGELVGTWGEVR; encoded by the coding sequence ATGAGCAGCCACGAACGACGTCATTCCGACCGGGCGGAACCGCACGACGACCATGACCGGTACACCCACGGGGAGGCTACCGAACTCGACGAGAGTGCCTTCGACGGCGGTTCGATCGACCGGCGAACGTTCCTATCCGTCGCCGCCGCATCCGGTGCAGCCCTCGCGTTACCGAGCACTGTCACAGCCGAAGTCACCGACGGCGCGCTGACCGACATCGCCGAGTACGTCGTCAACGCGACGCCGGACGACCACGAGGCGACGCTGGTCCTCGAGTTCGCGGACGCTGATTCCCTCGACGCATTCGCCGCCGAGTACGCGGAGCCCGACTGGGACATCGACGAGGACGATCTGCCGCCGAAGGCCGATGTCCGCGAGGAGCCGACGCCGGCCGCCCACGCCTACCTCACTGCCGACGAACTCTCGCACGCGCTAGAAATCGCCGACGTAGAATTCGTCGACTTCTCGCCGGGCGCGAATCCGTTCTGGAAGATCGGCGGCGCCTATGACGACCGCGTCTTCGCTGAAGTCGAGGATGCGCGCGACTACGTATCCCACGGCGAACTCGCTCAGGGGCTCAAGTACCTGGTGGACGAGTATTCGGACCGGCTCCGTATGCACGCCATCGGCCAGAGCCCGGGCTGGGAGAATATGTTTACCGGCGAGGACGCCGATCCGAAAGACGTCTACGTCGCAGAAGTGACGAAGGATATTCAGGATGAGGAATCGTTCGCTGAGAAGGACAAGGTCGTCTTCTCCCTAAGTATTCACGGTGACGAGCCCGCCGGCCGCGTCGCCGGAACACGCATCATCGAGGAGGCTACGAAGGGGGAGGCCGACGACTTCGAGGACGTTCTCGACGACATCGTCATCGTGTTCGTCTTCACCAACCCGGACGGCTGGGTCGTCCGGAAGCCGCAGTACGAACATCCCTACGAGTGGTACTACGGGGACCAAGCGCGGTTCCGCTACCACCGCGGAAATGCGGCCGTCGGGGACACGAACCGGCAGTATCCGACGATGGGGTGGGTCAACCCCGCGTACTGGCCCGCCGAGCCAGAGGGGACCCCCGAGGTGCGCCCCGACGATCCAGAAGGGCGAGGCTACGAGGACATGGTCCCGGACGCGCTGGCGGTCGTCGAGCACCTTCGCGAGTACGATAACGTGGAGTACCTCTGTGACTACCACATGATGGGCTTGTCGGAGTCGATGGTGCTGAACCTCGAATCCAACGCGCCCTACGAACAGGCCGGCACCCACAACCTCGACGAGGTCAACATCCGCATCGGCGACGGAATGGAGGAGCACTGGGGCAGCCCGGAGACGATCGCCGACGACACGATCAGGGCCAGCAAAGCGATCTACGGCGACGAGTACGAGTACGTCCCGGAGCGCCTGTTCGACTACGGGACGATCTACGACTCGCTAGGCTACCAGATCACCGGCGGCCTGCTCGGCTGGGCGGGCCAACCCGAGGAGTTCGGCGGTCTCGGCGCCGTCACGGTCGCCCCCGAGCTGGTGCTCCGCGACGGTTACGACTTCAAGCCGTTCATGGAGCGCCACCTCGAGACGGCCTACCGCATCTCGATGCGCGAGTACGCCGAGATGACGGCCGCGGAGACCGACGCGACCGTGGCCACCGGCGGACAGGACACCGCCTACGTCGCCTCCGACGCACTCACGCGCTCGTCGGCCGACCTCCCGTTCACCGACGAAAGCCCCGGAAACGGCGACGGCAACGGTCAGGATCGCGCTACCCGCGTTCAGCGCCGCCACAACACCGTCCAGCCCGGTCCCGGCGGGAGCGCGAGCGCATCGTCGGGCGGCGCGACTCACTCGCTGGCCGTCCGGTTCGACGCCCGCGGCATCGACGAGGGCGTCGTCAGGCTCGTCAACCCCGGCGGCCGGACCGTCCGCGAGATTGACCTCGCCGACCCGGCTTCCGGCGATCAGGGTCACTTCTACGTCCCCGATCCGGACGAGGGCGACTGGTCGATCGAGTTCGACGGCGACGCCGCCATCGACGTCGAGGTCGTCTCCCTCGAGACCGAGGACGAGGTCCCCGATCCCGAGGAGGTTCTGGGCTACGCACAGCGCGAGTACGTCGTCAACCCGATGCAGTTCTTCGAGGACCTCGAGTCCTACTTCGAAGCGGGAGCGATCGACGGTCTTCGCGTCCACGACGTCCGTAACGGCCGTCTGATGCGCGGTAATTCCGGAGAGCGCCGCTACGACAACCTCGTCATCTCCCACGCCGACGGCGTTACCGACGAGCGGTACGTCGACGCCGTCGAGGAGTTCGTCCGGGCCGGCGGTAACCTCGTGGTCACCGACTCCGGACTAACCCTCCTGGGAGTTCTCGACGTCGGCGACGCCGCGGCCATCGGACCCGACGACGTCGAGTCCGGGACGATGGCCATCCCGAACCTCGAGAATCGAGACCTCGATCACACGCTGCTGACGGACGTCAGACCGATCCAGCAGGAGATCTGGAAGGTGTCGCAGCTCGGCTATACGACGGGTAACGATTCGCCGGTCTGGACCGTCGACCTCGACGCCTTCGAAGCCGCTGGCGGCACCATCGCCGGGAGCCTCGGCGGGGATGGCGACGTCGGCGCCGGCACGCTGACGGTCGGCGACGCGGAGATCAACGTCATCGGTACCCTCCTGCCGCCGGCGAACCAGCGGGAACTCCACCCCTTCGGCATGGCCGATTACACCCTGTCGTTCATGGGTCACACGCTCATCTGTAACGCCCTCGGCTTCGAGCAGCGGCGCTACGTCGACGGCGAACTGGTCGGAACCTGGGGAGAGGTCCGGTAG